One region of Triticum aestivum cultivar Chinese Spring chromosome 6B, IWGSC CS RefSeq v2.1, whole genome shotgun sequence genomic DNA includes:
- the LOC123139558 gene encoding protein DETOXIFICATION 18, with protein sequence MGPLKRLKRPPPTGTKTDTCTNPPLLPTSCGARADLTSAPLLLGGCEPADGKGGEAKPCSPAWLRHLIDTEEAWAQLQFAVPMVLTNMSYYGIPLVSVMFSGHLGDAQLAGATLGNSWATVTGYAFVRQIGW encoded by the exons ATGGGACCTCTCAAGAGGCTCAAACGACCACCGCCTACTGGCACCAAGACGGACACGT GCACCAACCCACCTCTTCTCCCCACTTCGTGCGGCGCGCGGGCCGACTTGACTTCGGCTCCGCTGCTGCTCGGTGGCTGCGAGCCCGCCGACGGCAAGGGCGGCGAGGCCAAGCCCTGCTCGCCGGCGTGGTTGCGCCACCTGATCGACACGGAGGAGGCGTGGGCGCAGCTGCAGTTCGCGGTGCCGATGGTCCTCACCAACATGTCCTACTACGGCATCCCGCTGGTGTCCGTCATGTTCTCCGGCCACCTCGGCGACGCCCAACTCGCCGGCGCCACGCTCGGCAACTCCTGGGCCACCGTCACCGGCTACGCCTTCGTG AGACAAATTGGTTGGTGA
- the LOC123138918 gene encoding protein DETOXIFICATION 19: MSSAAPLLEPAGGKGGEAKRPCGCPPAWLRRLIDTEEAWAQLQFAVPMVLTNMSYYGIPLVSVMFSGHLGDVHLAGATLGNSWATVTGYAFVTGMSGALETLCGQAYGARLYRMLGLYLQSSLIMSAVVSMVIAVLWLFTEPLLLCLRQEPEVSRAAAVFIRYQIPGLFAFSFLQCLIRYLQTQSIVLPLVVCSVVPFMLHIALNHLLVNVLGFGLVGASAAISITLWFSCMMLLGYVMRSKEFSETWKGFSTDAFNYVMPTIKLATPSAIMVCLEYWAFELLVLIAGLLPNSTVSTSLIAMCSSTEAIAYMITYGFSAAVSTRVSNEIGAGNVDMAKNAVAVTLKLSIFLAFSFILLLGFGHGLWARLFSGSEVIVAEFAAITPLLMISIVLDSAQGVLSGVARGCGWQHLAAMTNLVAFYFIGMPLAMLFAFKLNFYTTGLWSGLICGLTCQTSTLVVITARTKWSKIVDAMQQEKANYIA; the protein is encoded by the exons ATGTCCTCGGCGGCGCCGCTGCTCGAGCCCGCCGGCGGCAAGGGCGGCGAGGCGAAGAGGCCCTGCGGCTGCCCGCCGGCGTGGCTGCGCCGCCTGATCGACACGGAGGAGGCGTGGGCGCAGCTGCAGTTCGCGGTGCCCATGGTCCTCACCAACATGTCCTACTACGGCATCCCGCTGGTGTCCGTCATGTTCTCCGGCCACCTCGGCGACGTCCACCTCGCCGGCGCCACGCTCGGCAACTCCTGGGCCACCGTCACCGGCTACGCCTTCGTG ACCGGCATGAGCGGCGCCCTGGAGACGCTATGCGGGCAGGCCTACGGCGCTCGACTGTACCGCATGCTAGGACTATACCTGCAGTCGTCACTCATCATGTCGGCGGTGGTGTCCATGGTCATCGCCGTCCTGTGGCTGTTCACGGAGCCGCTGCTTCTATGCCTGCGTCAAGAACCCGAGGTGTCCCGCGCCGCCGCGGTGTTCATTCGGTACCAGATCCCCGGTCTGTTCGCCTTTTCCTTCCTGCAGTGCCTTATACGGTACCTGCAGACACAGTCCATCGTCCTGCCGCTCGTCGTCTGCTCCGTGGTGCCATTCATGCTCCACATCGCGCTGAACCACCTTCTGGTGAACGTTCTCGGCTTCGGCCTCGTCGGCGCGTCCGCCGCCATCTCCATCACCCTATGGTTCTCCTGCATGATGCTGCTTGGGTACGTGATGCGGTCCAAGGAGTTTAGCGAGACGTGGAAGGGTTTCTCCACCGACGCGTTCAACTACGTGATGCCGACGATCAAGCTCGCTACGCCCTCCGCCATCATGGTTTG CTTGGAGTACTGGGCGTTTGAGCTTCTGGTTCTTATCGCGGGCTTGCTACCGAATTCCACAGTGAGCACGTCGTTGATCGCCATGTG CTCAAGCACGGAGGCGATTGCCTACATGATCACCTACGGATTCAGTGCCGCTGTGAG CACCCGGGTGTCGAATGAGATCGGAGCCGGGAACGTGGATATGGCGAAGAATGCGGTCGCAGTGACGCTCAAGCTGTCAAtattcctcgccttctccttcatCCTGCTGCTGGGCTTCGGCCATGGCCTTTGGGCGAGACTCTTCAGCGGGAGCGAGGTGATTGTGGCAGAATTCGCGGCCATCACCCCGCTCCTGATGATCTCCATCGTGCTCGACTCCGCGCAGGGCGTACTGTCAG GGGTGGCGAGGGGCTGCGGATGGCAGCACCTGGCGGCGATGACCAACCTTGTGGCGTTCTACTTCATCGGCATGCCGTTGGCCATGCTCTTCGCCTTCAAGCTCAACTTCTACACCACG GGTTTATGGTCGGGTCTGATCTGCGGGCTGACTTGCCAGACCAGCACGCTGGTGGTGATCACCGCCCGCACGAAATGGTCCAAGATCGTGGATGCGATGcagcaagagaaggccaactaCATCGCTTGA